A portion of the Microlunatus phosphovorus NM-1 genome contains these proteins:
- a CDS encoding cysteine hydrolase family protein produces the protein MSDAATGLTLDPATTAVVLIEYQNDFTSEGGALHGAVAEVMGSTDMLAKTKALASAARSAGATIMHAPITFVAGYHEISSHPYGILKGVVDGNAFVKDTWGAAIVDDLAPQPGDIVIEGKRGLDTFASTNLDFILRSKGITTIVLGGFLTNCCVESTMRTGYENGYRVVTVTDCTAATSTAEHESAIRFDYPMFSLPVSADDVINALAGAA, from the coding sequence ATGTCCGACGCAGCAACCGGCCTCACCCTCGACCCCGCCACTACTGCCGTGGTGCTGATCGAGTACCAGAACGACTTCACCAGCGAGGGCGGCGCGCTGCACGGCGCCGTTGCCGAGGTGATGGGATCCACCGACATGCTCGCCAAGACGAAAGCGCTGGCGAGCGCGGCACGATCTGCCGGCGCGACGATCATGCATGCCCCGATCACCTTCGTCGCCGGGTATCACGAGATCTCCTCGCACCCGTACGGGATCTTGAAGGGGGTGGTGGACGGCAACGCCTTCGTCAAGGACACCTGGGGCGCCGCGATCGTCGACGACCTCGCACCGCAACCAGGAGACATCGTGATCGAAGGCAAGCGCGGGCTGGACACATTCGCCAGCACCAACCTGGACTTCATCCTGCGCAGCAAGGGAATCACCACGATCGTGCTGGGCGGCTTCCTGACCAACTGCTGCGTGGAATCGACCATGCGCACCGGATACGAGAACGGCTATCGGGTGGTCACCGTGACCGACTGCACCGCCGCGACATCGACGGCCGAGCACGAGAGCGCGATTCGATTCGACTATCCGATGTTCTCGCTTCCGGTCAGCGCCGACGACGTGATCAACGCCTTGGCCGGAGCCGCATGA
- a CDS encoding MBL fold metallo-hydrolase, protein MMAGLNHVEPGGPPLTLQLSDDVTMTKISVGPMDNNAYLIVPDSGGAVLIDAADDDTRLLELIGEREVAVIITTHRHGDHWQALPSVAEATKAELVCGRPDVGAIATGAWVEGLVGAWDGDAVTVGDGELKVIGLVGHTPGSIALAYTGADGVVHLFTGDSLFPGGPGRTLSPADFTSLMDDLEAKIFARFDDRAVVHPGHGDDTTLGAERPQLTEWRARGW, encoded by the coding sequence ATGATGGCTGGTCTCAACCATGTCGAGCCAGGCGGCCCCCCGCTGACCCTTCAGCTGTCCGACGACGTCACCATGACCAAGATCAGCGTCGGACCAATGGACAACAACGCGTACCTGATCGTGCCGGACAGCGGCGGCGCGGTGCTCATCGACGCCGCTGACGACGACACCCGGCTGCTGGAGCTGATCGGCGAGCGCGAGGTCGCGGTGATCATCACCACCCACCGGCACGGTGATCACTGGCAGGCACTGCCGTCGGTCGCGGAGGCCACGAAGGCCGAACTGGTGTGCGGCCGGCCCGACGTCGGTGCCATCGCCACCGGCGCCTGGGTCGAGGGCCTCGTCGGCGCCTGGGACGGCGATGCGGTGACCGTGGGCGACGGCGAGCTGAAGGTCATCGGCCTGGTGGGCCACACGCCCGGGTCGATCGCCCTCGCCTACACCGGCGCGGACGGCGTGGTGCATCTGTTTACCGGCGACAGTCTCTTCCCGGGCGGTCCCGGACGCACGCTGAGTCCGGCCGACTTCACCTCGTTGATGGACGACCTGGAGGCAAAGATCTTCGCGCGCTTCGACGACCGTGCGGTGGTGCATCCGGGCCACGGGGACGACACCACGCTCGGTGCCGAACGGCCGCAGCTGACCGAGTGGCGAGCACGCGGCTGGTAG
- a CDS encoding ABC transporter permease, translated as MPNEPGPALVVALIALLLLAVTISWLGGLRHQKQIATAAVRATIQLAVVALVITAVLGSVWWSLLFGAFMLGIAVFTSSRRIEAPRTWPWVGVAILTGVVPTLAIIFASGAVPFTGASLVPVAGIVIGGAMTASSLTGRRVFTAMRDEYGTLEAGLSIGLTRPEAIDEVIRRHLPEALVPGLDQTRTVGLVTLPGAFVGVLLGGGTPVQAGAAQLLVLIGLLSAQTITVVVASRLIRAGLLLPADLRNRLPL; from the coding sequence ATGCCCAACGAACCAGGTCCAGCGCTCGTCGTCGCCTTGATTGCCTTGCTGCTGCTGGCCGTCACCATCTCCTGGCTCGGCGGCCTGAGGCACCAGAAGCAGATCGCCACGGCGGCCGTACGCGCCACGATTCAGCTCGCCGTGGTCGCCCTGGTGATCACAGCCGTCCTCGGCTCGGTGTGGTGGTCGCTGCTCTTCGGCGCGTTCATGCTCGGGATCGCGGTCTTCACCTCGTCCCGTCGCATCGAGGCACCCCGTACCTGGCCATGGGTGGGGGTCGCCATCTTGACCGGGGTGGTTCCGACGCTGGCGATCATCTTCGCCTCCGGCGCGGTGCCGTTCACTGGGGCCTCACTGGTCCCGGTGGCCGGCATCGTGATCGGCGGGGCGATGACGGCCAGTTCGCTGACCGGCCGCCGGGTGTTCACCGCGATGCGTGACGAGTACGGCACTCTCGAGGCCGGTCTGTCGATCGGACTGACTCGTCCGGAGGCGATCGACGAGGTGATCAGGCGCCATCTGCCCGAGGCGCTCGTCCCCGGTCTGGACCAGACCCGGACGGTGGGCCTGGTGACGCTGCCCGGTGCCTTCGTCGGTGTCCTGCTCGGCGGTGGTACGCCGGTGCAGGCCGGCGCTGCTCAGCTGTTGGTTCTCATCGGGCTGCTGTCGGCGCAGACCATCACGGTGGTGGTGGCCTCTCGGCTGATTCGTGCCGGTCTGCTGCTGCCCGCCGATCTGCGCAACCGACTGCCGCTATAG
- a CDS encoding LssY C-terminal domain-containing protein produces MTATRRSVRRRSSLMDHIDAAFFAFAGLAALWLAYLLLRQGVRPGWPLLLLAAFWVVFTYLLLPRLHRILTVIYVPGYFIGRTRTADGLLGDPVNIALLGHEGQLHQAMTKAGWIRADDLDAKSGRKMITATVARRSYPNAPVSPLLLFDRQQDFAYQQEVGGSTSQRHHVRFWRCPDGWMLPGGYAVDWLAAGTFDKSVGLSLFTFQITHKIEANTDIERDFVVHTVTEANPDSSVRVIKDFSSGYHSRNGGGDLIQTDGDLPIMDLRAVPAAPVPSEQQSDSRDKRPAQTVFGGGVAVVRGFGTLLLALVMVLAPRLVGTQAEVGDTDGINQTTLVTIAAAIIAAGAVLDILLGAATWVGRNWSRLLLMVYSVLTILSAFFADLSGSQLIGISQLPTIATGTLVLLALSSHRAREFAVRGRYHPKTLGSQRLDEITP; encoded by the coding sequence GTGACTGCCACCCGACGGTCTGTCCGGCGACGATCGAGCCTGATGGACCACATCGACGCGGCGTTCTTCGCGTTCGCCGGGCTGGCTGCGCTGTGGCTCGCGTACCTGTTGCTGCGGCAGGGAGTGCGCCCGGGTTGGCCGTTGCTGTTGCTGGCGGCGTTCTGGGTCGTGTTCACCTATCTGCTGTTGCCGCGGCTGCACCGGATCCTCACCGTCATCTATGTGCCGGGGTACTTCATCGGCCGGACCCGCACCGCGGACGGGCTGCTCGGCGACCCGGTGAACATCGCACTGCTCGGGCACGAGGGGCAACTGCACCAGGCGATGACCAAGGCCGGTTGGATCCGGGCCGACGATCTCGATGCCAAGTCCGGTCGCAAGATGATCACGGCCACCGTGGCGCGCCGGAGCTATCCGAACGCGCCGGTCAGCCCACTGCTGCTGTTCGATCGGCAGCAGGATTTCGCTTACCAGCAAGAGGTTGGTGGCAGTACGTCGCAGCGTCATCATGTCCGGTTCTGGCGCTGTCCGGACGGCTGGATGCTGCCCGGCGGCTATGCGGTTGACTGGCTCGCCGCCGGGACCTTCGACAAGAGTGTGGGGCTCTCGCTGTTCACCTTCCAGATCACCCACAAGATCGAGGCGAACACCGACATCGAACGAGACTTCGTGGTGCATACGGTGACCGAGGCGAACCCGGACTCCTCCGTCCGGGTGATCAAGGACTTCTCCAGCGGCTATCACTCGCGCAACGGCGGCGGCGACCTGATCCAGACCGACGGTGATCTTCCGATCATGGATCTGCGAGCTGTGCCGGCCGCACCGGTGCCGTCCGAGCAGCAGAGCGATAGCCGGGACAAGCGGCCCGCGCAGACCGTGTTCGGCGGCGGGGTAGCGGTCGTCCGTGGCTTCGGCACTCTGCTGCTCGCGCTGGTCATGGTCCTCGCTCCCAGGCTGGTAGGGACCCAGGCGGAGGTGGGTGACACGGATGGGATCAACCAGACCACGCTGGTGACCATCGCGGCAGCCATCATCGCAGCGGGGGCGGTGCTGGACATCCTCCTCGGAGCAGCGACGTGGGTCGGTCGCAACTGGTCTCGGCTGCTGCTGATGGTCTATTCGGTGCTCACGATCCTCAGTGCCTTCTTCGCCGACCTCAGCGGATCCCAGCTGATCGGCATCTCCCAACTGCCGACCATTGCCACCGGCACATTGGTGCTCCTGGCTTTGTCCAGTCATCGAGCCCGCGAATTCGCCGTACGCGGTCGCTATCACCCGAAGACGCTCGGCAGCCAACGACTAGACGAGATCACTCCCTGA
- a CDS encoding VOC family protein, giving the protein MILPYVIWPLRFSPNAPAMIDFYTRLGLHKSFSHDNGTFATFHGRSGTLGVHDALNTESGVVPQHTALNFATTDVVLAAEELTELGHHVKVWDETYGKQGVVASRDGRVIGLNGDSQEDLYGGYRTHPEEEAPSLDVVAVCVTSEMKAEAAWFASFGFVASSYDDPWWIGLRAGERSGVIGIHAGEVDSPSAREADDDLFGPAYEVRIGFETHEPLEVLDARLRDAGFETTLVTEDAPHIELTDPDGERIEIHRAP; this is encoded by the coding sequence ATGATTCTTCCGTACGTGATCTGGCCCCTGCGGTTCTCGCCGAACGCACCGGCGATGATCGACTTCTATACCCGACTCGGCCTGCACAAGTCGTTCAGCCACGACAACGGCACCTTCGCGACCTTCCATGGCCGTTCCGGGACCCTGGGCGTCCACGATGCGCTCAACACCGAGTCCGGCGTGGTGCCTCAACATACTGCGCTGAACTTCGCGACCACGGATGTCGTGTTGGCCGCCGAGGAACTCACCGAACTGGGACACCACGTCAAGGTCTGGGACGAGACGTACGGCAAGCAGGGGGTCGTGGCGTCGCGCGACGGCCGGGTGATCGGGCTGAACGGAGACAGCCAGGAGGACCTGTACGGGGGCTATCGCACCCACCCTGAGGAAGAGGCACCGAGTCTGGATGTGGTCGCGGTCTGCGTCACTTCGGAGATGAAGGCCGAGGCGGCCTGGTTCGCCTCCTTCGGCTTCGTCGCATCGTCCTACGACGATCCTTGGTGGATCGGGTTGCGTGCGGGAGAGCGGTCCGGGGTGATCGGCATCCATGCCGGCGAGGTCGACTCCCCAAGCGCCCGCGAGGCCGACGACGACTTGTTCGGGCCTGCTTACGAGGTGCGGATCGGGTTCGAGACTCACGAGCCGCTCGAAGTCCTGGACGCGCGTCTGCGTGACGCCGGCTTCGAGACCACGCTGGTAACCGAGGACGCGCCGCACATCGAGCTGACCGATCCTGACGGGGAGCGGATCGAGATTCATCGGGCGCCCTGA
- a CDS encoding ribbon-helix-helix domain-containing protein translates to MPDKPPAKVQFNVYLPPDLVKAFKHRAIDEGRSLSAVVQSALTDYLSRKESQ, encoded by the coding sequence ATGCCGGACAAGCCGCCCGCCAAGGTCCAGTTCAACGTCTATCTGCCGCCGGACCTGGTCAAAGCCTTCAAACATCGAGCCATCGACGAGGGCCGGAGTCTGTCGGCCGTCGTCCAGTCCGCGCTCACCGACTACCTGTCCAGAAAGGAATCCCAATGA